A single window of Aspergillus flavus chromosome 4, complete sequence DNA harbors:
- a CDS encoding GNS1/SUR4 family-domain-containing protein, with protein MALEFLQNVPRPTIDRPFGIHLWPIFDQAFEKVVGYPASEFKFVEGQTPMSGFRETAAMLVTYYIVIFGGRMVMKNFPALKLNALFMIHNFYLTAISATLLALFIEQLLPTIWRNGIFFAICDHQGGWTQPLIVLYYLNYLTKYLELLDTVFLFLKKKPLTFLHTYHHGATALLCYTQLIGLTAVQWVPITINLLVHVVMYWYYFQSARGIRIWWKEWITRLQIIQFVIDLGFVYFASYTYFSSTYFPWAPNMGKCAGEEFAAFAGMAILSSYLFLFISFYIATYNKAAKTGRPRRNTGRQAVIDMAKMEVVPSANGSAANGSAKSNGAATASGRSNGPVTRSRKA; from the exons ATGGCGCTCGAATTCCTACAGAATGTGCCCCGTCCGACAATTGATCGGCCCTTTGGCATCCACCTCTGGCCCATCTTCGACCAGGCTTTCGAGAAGGTCGTGGGCTATCCTGCCAGCGAGTTCAAGTTTGTTGAGGGACAGACCCCCATGTCCGGATTCCGGGAAACCGCCGCGATGCTTGTCACCTACTACATCGTGATCTTTGGAGGTCGTATGGTCATGAAGAATTTCCCTGCCCTCAAGCTCAACGCCTTGTTCATGATCCACAACTTCTACTTGACCGCGATCAGCGCGACTCTGCTGGCCCTTTTCATCGAGCAGCTTCTGCCCACCATCTGGAGAAATGGaatcttcttcgccatttGCGACCACCAGGGTGGATGGACTCAGCCCCTGATTGTTTTGTACTAT CTCAACTACCTGACCAAGTACCTGGAACTCCTCGACACCGTCTTCCTGTTCCTCAAGAAGAAGCCTTTGACCTTCCTCCATACCTATCACCACGGTGCCACCGCTCTCCTCTGCTACACCCAACTTATTGGTTTGACTGCCGTCCAATGGGTTCCTATCACCATTAACCTTTTGGTCCACGTTGTCATGTACTGGTACTACTTCCAGAGCGCCCGTGGCATCCGTATCTGGTGGAAGGAATGGATCACCCGTCTTCAGATCATCCAGTTCGTTATCGATCTTG GCTTCGTCTACTTCGCATCCTACACCTACTTCTCGTCCACCTACTTCCCCTGGGCACCCAACATGGGCAAGTGTGCTGGAGAGGAATTCGCTGCCTTCGCCGGAATGGCCATCCTTAGCTCCTACCTGTTTTTGTTCATCTCCTTCTACATCGCTACCTACAACAAGGCTGCCAAGACCGGCCGTCCCCGTCGTAACACTGGCAGACAGGCTGTTATCGATATGGCCAAGATGGAGGTCGTTCCTTCTGCCAACGGAAGCGCAGCCAATGGTAGCGCTAAGTCGAACGGAGCAGCGACCGCTTCTGGCCGCTCCAACGGCCCCGTCACCCGCTCCCGCAAGGCCTAA
- a CDS encoding antibiotic biosynthesis monooxygenase family protein, which yields MASAVINQIAILTPKEGKFDDLAAELANITRNVQEHEPETLVYYAYADAKKEEIIVVERYVNQAALDKHRAAPYFQDLIKKAPELLGKPLELKVGSELLQESAQVVRV from the exons ATGGCGTCCGCGGTTATCAACCAGATTGCTATCCTTACTCCCAAGGAGGGAAAGTTTGACGAT CTCGCCGCTGAACTGGCCAACATCACCCGGAACGTGCAAGAACACGAGCCCGAGACTCTGGTATACTATGCTTATGCCGAtgccaagaaggaagagatcatTGTCGTTGAGAG ATATGTGAACCAAGCTGCGTTGGACAAGCACCGGGCAGCACCTTACTTCCAGGATCTCATCAAGAAGGCTCCGGAGCTGTTAGGCAAACCCTTGGAACTCAAGGTTGGCAGTGAGTTGCTCCAGGAATCTGCGCAGGTTGTCCGGGTGTAG
- a CDS encoding putative cytochrome c oxidase subunit VA, producing the protein MSPVSVFRVATRAVRPASLFRAPQLPRARLQTPVALAINRPAFSTSSKRLGGHHEDETYEEFSARFEKEFDGVQDVFELQRNLNNCFAYDLVPSVEVLSAALRAARRVNDFPTAVRVFEGIKAKVETQDQYKQYLEALEGLRQELGVALREELYPGEQ; encoded by the exons ATGTCGCCCGTCTCTGTCTTCCGTGTCGCGACCCGCGCCGTCCGCCCTGCCAGCCTCTTCAGAGCTCCTCAATTGCCCCGGGCCCGCCTGCAGACCCCGGTTGCTCTCGCTATCAACCGTCCTGCCTTCAGCACCTCTTCCAAGCGTCTCGGCGGTCACCACGAGGATGAGACATACGAGGAGTTCTCTGCCAG ATTCGAGAAGGAATTCGACGGTGTCCAGGATGTCTTCGAGCTCCAG CGCAACCTGAACAACTGCTTTGCCTACGATCTCGTCCCTTCCGTTGAGGTCCTCTCCGCCGCTCTCAGGGCCGCTCGCCGCGTCAACGACTTCCCCACCGCTGTCCGTGTCTTCGAGG GTATCAAGGCCAAGGTCGAGACCCAGGACCAGTACAAGCAATACCTTGAGGCCCTCGAGGGTCTCCGCCAGGAACTCGGCGTTGCTCTCCGTGAAGAGCTCTACCCCGGCGAGCAGTAA
- a CDS encoding glycolipid 2-alpha-mannosyltransferase-domain-containing protein has translation MAVARPIRMLGASCIILILFLIFKMNNGPTSIISKGPKGEYTGIQNDPLKEPTGEPEGHLWRADENDYSPDSANSARTNAALISLVRNEELEELIPTMRDLERTWNSKFNYPWIFFNDKPFTEEFKKRTQALTKAKCQYEQVPKEHWDVPDWINMDLFRESAEVLKEQGIQYSDKISYHQMCRWNSGLFYQHPALKNYRYYWRVEPKVQFFCDVDYDVFRFVEDRNITYGFTINLFDAPQSIPTLWPETKKFLAANPTYLSDNNMLDWLTDDQLRPEHTNAANGYSTCHFWSNFEIGDMEFFRGEKYSAYFNHLDRAGGFYYERWGDAPVHSIGLGLFADAAKVHWFRDIGYNHIPYYNCPNSPKCSGCTPGKFYAGEPFLAKEDCRPSYFKHVGTH, from the exons ATGGCTGTCGCAAGACCCATTCGCATGCTGGGTGCGTCATGcatcattctcatcctcttcctgatCTTTAAAATGAACAATGGTCCTACTAGCATCATTAGTAAGGGGCCCAAAGGGGAGTATACCGGCATACAAAACGACCCCCTCAAGGAGC cGACCGGTGAACCCGAAGGACATTTATGGCGAGCCGACGAGAACGATTATTCCCCCGACAGTGCCAACTCCGCCCGGACGAACGCGGCGCTCATCTCTCTCGTCCGGAACGAGGAGCTCGAGGAGTTGATTCCGACAATGCGCGATTTGGAACGGACGTGGAACAGCAAATTTAATTACCCCTGGATTTTCTTCAACGACAAGCCGTTCACAGAGGAGTTCAAGAAGCGCACGCAAGCGCTAACCAAGGCGAAGTGCCAATATG AACAAGTACCGAAGGAACACTGGGATGTCCCCGATTGGATCAACATGGACCTCTTCCGCGAATCCGCCGAGGTGCTGAAGGAGCAGGGCATTCAGTATAGCGATAAGATATCCTACCATCAAATGTGCCGCTGGAACAGCGGCCTCTTCTATCAGCACCCGGCCCTTAAGAATTACCGTTACTACTGGCGTGTCGAGCCCAAGGTTCAGTTTTTCTGTGACGTTGATTATGATGTCTTCCGATTCGTAGAGGACCGCAACATAACATACGGTTTCACCATCAACCTTTTCGACGCTCCCCAGAGTATCCCCACTCTCTGGCCAGAGACGAAGAAGTTCCTTGCCGCGAACCCTACTTATCTGTCCGACAACAATATGCTGGACTGGTTGACGGACGACCAATTGCGACCAGAGCACACTAATGCTGCAAATGGATACTCTACTTGCCACTTCTGGTCCAACTTTGAGATCGGTGATATGGAGTTTTTCAGGGGAGAAAAGTATTCTGCTTACTTCAATCATTTGGATCGCGCGGGCGGCTTTTACTATGAACGATGGGGCGATGCTCCTGTGCACTCGATTGGTCTAGGTTTGTTCGCAGATGCGGCGAAGGTTCATTG GTTCCGCGACATTGGATACAACCATATCCCTTACTACAACTGCCCCAACTCACCCAAGTGCTCTGGCTGCACTCCAGGCAAGTTCTACGCTGGCGAGCCATTCCTGGCCAAGGAAGATTGTCGGCCGAGCTACTTCAAACATGTCGGAACCCATTAA
- a CDS encoding putative gamma-tubulin complex component GCP5 codes for MAIPASISALTDELVATVAKVDKGTPRFKILKRRTEDTLRANAHVRTDQFAVANQLEGLQEKFQVLNKDDLADALRVRLTELNEHKNSCFPEILSLLLQLADRPAQLSKVDRLESIKKPQERVESLSWTELDVSGTAYCEEDIWESVDFGAGSSEDDLSSVSSDSYQGRSLPQTSIALEEDYVIPEDLFSSGEDEDLVVSIKSAQFWRNKTSTDTEQHGGKPSQVLTELQIVRETIFMLQGLPTSLFWRHHESVEVDRKYSLAHLSSETLSSLLRSFCSIGSKIDILRRYNQVPRVIPYLQTFHRGIEDRLREFDRFLSNVQAQYLSQSRTIAVSLLQLYESVLRESKLLLLLAEIVSNLRHDASDSPVRCLDLLYDSVCMTQATGDENEFKFLAQLFFSCFETYARPIRLWMEKGELEETVQGSFFIRDNRNNDLDLRTLWHGWYTLDESAWISSAPKFVQPVARKIFVAGKSMVFLRHLDVSGDDAHARKSSLTLGDVFPEDSASVYMPFSALLDSAFGRIVDENHSFTSSLLRRELDQQCGLWISLQALEHIYHCKDMSVYGPIDHKIFDLIDRGRGAWDDRYLLTELAQSAFSTLPFIDPSRVIVRSSKDPTNKAHTHSRSVKLLQAISFDYVLPWPVANIITKDAILSYQRLSTFLMQIRRAKHTIVKQRLQYSPEIYEARKNAQAYALRHNMLWFLNTLYSHMTDFVISTTTNSLRKDLSACNDVDTMVSVHQSYMSSLEDQCLLSQNLVPLYEAIISLLDLCVSFSDLQSTRYTQTKSAQKEYGQDKDQSDEEEDEDEDDEPEHDEKQTPVHETQYLQQVKTTQDQFNQLVGFLAAGLKGVGRANAQVSWEILAERLEWRKERTADHV; via the coding sequence ATGGCCATTCCCGCCAGCATTAGTGCGCTAACTGACGAGTTGGTTGCGACCGTCGCCAAAGTTGATAAAGGAACTCCCCGTTTCAAAATCCTGAAACGTCGTACCGAAGATACTCTTAGAGCAAATGCTCATGTCCGTACGGACCAGTTTGCGGTTGCGAACCAGCTAGAGGGACTCCAAGAAAAGTTCCAGGTTCTCAATAAAGATGACTTAGCAGACGCTCTCCGCGTCCGTCTCACGGAGTTAAATGAACACAAGAACTCATGTTTCCCTGAGATCCTATCGTTATTGTTGCAGCTTGCTGATCGCCCTGCTCAGCTGTCAAAGGTAGATCGCCTTGAGAGTATAAAGAAGCCTCAAGAGCGTGTGGAATCCCTATCTTGGACGGAGTTAGATGTTTCTGGAACCGCGTATTGTGAGGAGGATATATGGGAATCTGTAGACTTCGGCGCTGGATCCTCCGAGGATGACCTCTCGTCCGTATCAAGCGATAGCTATCAGGGACGATCTTTGCCTCAAACCTCCATAGCCCTAGAAGAGGACTACGTGATTCCAGAAGACCTATTTTCTtcaggagaagatgaagaccttgtGGTTTCGATCAAAAGCGCCCAATTCTGGCGAAATAAAACCAGTACCGATACTGAGCAGCATGGAGGCAAACCCTCGCAAGTTCTCACAGAGCTTCAGATTGTAAGAGAGACAATATTCATGCTACAAGGCCTACCTACCTCCTTATTCTGGCGTCATCATGAAAGCGTTGAGGTAGATCGAAAATACTCGCTGGCGCATTTATCAAGTGAAACGCTATCTTCATTACTACGTTCATTTTGCTCCATTGGGTCAAAAATAGACATTTTACGACGATACAATCAAGTCCCGCGGGTTATTCCTTACCTGCAGACTTTCCACCGGGGCATTGAAGATCGCCTGCGCGAGTTTGACAGGTTCTTATCTAATGTGCAGGCACAGTACCTATCGCAATCCAGAACTATTGCTGTCAGTCTTCTGCAGCTATACGAGAGCGTTCTCCGTGAATCAAAGCTGCTTCTTTTGTTAGCAGAAATTGTATCTAATCTCAGACATGATGCATCGGATAGCCCAGTACGTTGTCTTGATCTCCTCTACGACTCCGTCTGCATGACGCAAGCTACCGGTGACGAGAATGAGTTCAAGTTCCTGGCTCAACTGTTTTTTTCGTGCTTCGAGACCTATGCACGCCCAATTCGCCTTTGGATGGAAAAGGGAGAGTTGGAGGAGACTGTGCAAGGCTCCTTTTTCATTCGCGATAACCGCAATAATGACCTAGACCTACGAACCTTATGGCATGGATGGTATACATTGGATGAATCGGCATGGATTTCAAGTGCACCGAAATTCGTCCAACCTGTCGCTCGCAAGATTTTCGTCGCAGGCAAAAGCATGGTCTTTTTACGACATTTGGATGTATCAGGGGACGATGCACACGCAAGAAAGAGCTCATTAACGCTTGGAGATGTGTTCCCGGAAGACTCTGCTTCCGTTTACATGCCGTTCTCGGCATTGCTCGACTCAGCCTTCGGGCGAATAGTGGACGAGAACCACTCCTTCACATCATCACTATTGCGAAGAGAGCTTGATCAGCAGTGTGGGCTATGGATCTCCCTTCAGGCGCTGGAACATATCTACCATTGCAAAGACATGAGCGTATACGGACCCATCGACCATAAAATCTTCGACCTTATCGACCGAGGCAGAGGAGCCTGGGACGACCGCTATCTGCTCACCGAACTCGCCCAGAGCGCATTCAGCACTTTACCATTCATTGACCCATCTAGAGTAATAGTTCGATCATCCAAAGACCCCACCAACAAAGCACACACCCACAGTCGCTCTGTCAAACTCCTCCAAGCCATCTCATTCGACTACGTCCTCCCCTGGCCCGTAGCCAATATCATCACGAAAGACGCCATCCTAAGCTACCAACGCCTCTCGACATTCCTCATGCAAATCCGCAGAGCGAAACACACAATCGTAAAACAACGCCTACAATACTCACCCGAAATCTACGAAGCCAGAAAGAACGCCCAGGCCTACGCCCTGCGACATAACATGCTCTGGTTCCTCAACACACTATACAGCCACATGACCGACTTCGTCATCTCAACTACCACTAACTCACTCCGCAAAGACCTCTCGGCCTGCAATGACGTCGACACAATGGTGTCCGTCCACCAATCTTACATGTCCTCATTGGAAGACCAATGCCTTCTCTCCCAAAACCTAGTCCCCCTTTACGAAGCGATCATCTCCCTCCTCGACCTCTGTGTCTCCTTCTCCGATCTCCAATCTACTCGCTATACCCAGACCAAGTCTGCCCAGAAAGAATACGGGCAGGACAAAGACCAgagcgatgaagaggaagacgaagacgaagacgatgagCCTGAACACGACGAGAAACAGACACCAGTTCACGAAACACAATACTTACAGCAAGTGAAAACAACCCAGGATCAGTTCAATCAACTTGTCGGTTTCCTGGCCGCTGGATTGAAGGGTGTGGGTCGTGCTAATGCGCAGGTTAGCTGGGAGATTTTAGCTGAGAGGTTGGAGTGGAGGAAGGAGCGGACGGCGGATCATGTATGA
- a CDS encoding phosphoribosylformylglycinamidine synthase (unnamed protein product), with protein sequence MTSASSASTFLALPGSVAFSRSRGHAIAASIGAQDVRAQWIHYVHASQPLDEPQQNVLKQLLQYGDITDIPPSFSAEDGQFDVFYVFPRTGTISPWSSQATGIAHVCGLRKYVDRIERGLKISCLRASSAEYKSGFQDVLHDRMTQVLGQEEPDLHLMFSEHSPLPLETIPLHGSDKSPKEVLQEANKHLGLALEESEIEYIAEAYGPNGPIARDPTDVELFMFAQVNSEHCRHKQFNASWVIDGKQMPNSLFAMIRNTHKKNPEYTVSAYSDNAAVLEGDVAAHWAPDATTGEWNHTKEIVHFLAKVETHNHPTAVSPYPGAATGSGGEIRDEGAVGRGSKPKAGLAGYCVSDLQIPGLKQPWELDVGKPNHIASSLDIMLEAPIGSAAFNNEFGRPCISGYFRTLLTEIDIGNGQKEVRGYHKPIMLAGGVGTVRPQHAIKKPEVVKPGAFLVVLGGPAMLIGLGGGAASSITSGEGSAELDFASVQRGNAEVQRRAQEVINACTAMGDNNPIKFIHDVGAGGLSNALPELIHDSGLGATFELREIDSADKSMSPMQIWCCEAQERYVMAVGEDSMNKFTAIANRERCGFSVVGRGGGTSEEEKRLVLMDRDSTEYPKPIDLPLSVLFGKPPKMTRVVESRKLKLPAVDATLTKYLPALAPNHLELIGEAANRVLSLPAVASKSFLITIGDRTVGGLTARDQMVGRWQTPVSDVAVTATALLQGVKTGEAMAMGERPSLALISPAASARMAVAESLMNIAAADLVDRLSHVKLSANWMSASSHPGEGAAIYEAAEAIGMDLCPKLGISIPVGKDSMSMKMKWTDEASKQAKEVTAPMSLVISAFAPVGNYRKTWTPALRRLEDVGETVLMFVDLSFGRKTLGGSALAQVFNQVGDDCPDVRDVEIFKDFFDATQQLQDAGIVLAYHDRSDGGLFTTLAEMMFAGRCGVEVMLDNICPSSGTKDVVETLFTEELGAVFQVRKEHEIQFRSCFATCGPPAGLIHKIGRVSERTKQNLAIYHGHTLVYRNNRANLQQTWSSTSYHMQKMRDNAACADQEYANILDDADPGLSWNPTFDPKDKALPMLTSLTSMSPFSNKPRVAILREQGVNSQAEMAFAFNMAGFSAVDVHMTDIISGRVSLASFVGMAACGGFSYGDVLGAGQGWAKSVLLHENTRSEFQSFFERPDTFALGVCNGCQFLSRLKELIPGAQNWPSFERNASEQYEGRVCMVRVSDPDPSRPSVFFHGMDGTSLPIAVAHGEGRASFSPSSNVTAQSFVQEGLAPVQYVDNAGLKPTMKYPFNPNGSPEGIAGIRNANGRVLAIMPHPERTVMGGIASWLPAKAQEWGDIGPWGRVFYSARRWVG encoded by the coding sequence ATGACCTCCGCTTCCTCCGCTTCCACCTTTCTGGCCCTCCCCGGGTCTGTTGCCTTCTCTCGCTCCCGGGGACATGCAATTGCGGCCAGCATTGGAGCTCAAGATGTTCGAGCCCAATGGATTCACTACGTTCATGCTTCTCAACCCTTGGATGAACCGCAGCAGAACGTTCTGAAGCAGCTCCTGCAATATGGTGATATCACCGACATCCCTCCCTCCTTCAGTGCCGAGGACGGCCAGTTCGATGTCTTCTACGTCTTCCCTCGGACGGGAACCATTTCCCCATGGAGTTCACAGGCCACCGGTATCGCTCACGTCTGTGGCTTGCGCAAGTATGTCGACCGTATTGAGCGCGGATTGAAGATCTCGTGTCTCCGCGCTAGCTCCGCAGAATATAAGTCGGGTTTCCAGGATGTCTTGCACGATCGCATGACACAGGTTCTGGGCCAGGAAGAACCTGACCTACACCTGATGTTTTCCGAGCACAGTCCTCTTCCCCTTGAGACCATCCCCCTCCACGGGAGCGACAAATCTCCGAAGGAGGTGTTGCAGGAAGCAAACAAACATTTAGGGTTGGCTCTGGAAGAATCTGAAATTGAGTACATTGCGGAAGCCTATGGTCCCAATGGCCCTATTGCCCGTGACCCTACCGATGTCGAGCTCTTCATGTTCGCACAGGTCAACTCGGAACACTGCCGTCATAAGCAATTCAATGCTTCCTGGGTCATCGATGGAAAACAAATGCCCAACAGCTTGTTCGCGATGATCCGGAATACACACAAGAAAAACCCAGAGTACACAGTCAGTGCCTACAGCGACAATGCTGCTGTTCTTGAGGGCGATGTCGCCGCTCACTGGGCTCCCGACGCTACCACTGGGGAGTGGAATCATACGAAAGAGATTGTTCACTTCTTGGCTAAGGTCGAAACCCACAACCATCCTACGGCGGTATCCCCATACCCTGGTGCCGCAACCGGCTCCGGCGGTGAGATCCGTGACGAAGGTGCTGTCGGACGAGGCTCAAAGCCCAAGGCAGGTCTTGCCGGATACTGTGTCTCCGACCTGCAGATTCCTGGCTTGAAACAGCCATGGGAACTGGATGTGGGCAAACCGAACCACATCGCTAGCAGCTTGGATATCATGTTGGAGGCTCCCATTGGTAGCGCGGCTTTCAACAACGAATTCGGACGGCCCTGTATTTCTGGCTATTTCCGTACTTTGCTGACAGAAATTGATATTGGCAATGGCCAGAAGGAAGTTCGAGGTTACCATAAGCCCATCATGCTTGCCGGTGGTGTCGGAACTGTCCGGCCCCAGCATGCCATCAAGAAGCCAGAAGTTGTAAAGCCTGGTGCTTTCCTCGTCGTCCTTGGTGGGCCTGCCATGCTGATCGGTCTGGGTGGTGGTGCCGCCTCCAGTATTACCTCGGGTGAAGGTTCTGCTGAGCTGGACTTTGCTAGTGTGCAGAGAGGCAACGCTGAAGTCCAGCGGAGAGCACAGGAAGTGATTAACGCTTGTACCGCTATGGGTGATAACAACCCTATCAAGTTCATCCATGACGTTGGTGCTGGAGGTCTCTCCAACGCCCTTCCCGAACTGATCCATGATTCCGGCCTGGGTGCCACTTTTGAACTTCGTGAGATTGACAGTGCCGACAAGAGCATGAGCCCCATGCAGATCTGGTGCTGTGAAGCTCAGGAGAGATACGTCATGGCTGTTGGGGAGGACTCCATGAACAAGTTCACGGCTATTGCCAACCGTGAGCGTTGTGGCTTCTCCGTTGTTGGTCGTGGAGGTGGAACgtccgaggaggagaagaggctCGTTCTCATGGACAGGGACTCGACCGAGTACCCCAAGCCTATTGACTTGCCCCTGTCCGTCCTATTCGGAAAGCCTCCTAAGATGACTCGCGTCGTTGAATCTCGTAAATTGAAACTTCCCGCCGTCGATGCAACCCTTACGAAGTACCTGCCTGCTCTTGCACCCAACCATCTTGAGCTCATCGGGGAGGCTGCCAACAGAGtactctctcttcctgctGTTGCCTCCAAATCTTTCCTCATCACGATTGGTGACAGAACAGTTGGTGGTCTCACTGCACGCGACCAGATGGTTGGTAGGTGGCAGACTCCTGTGTCTGATGTCGCTGTCACTGCCACAGCATTGCTTCAAGGAGTTAAGACTGGTGAGGCCATGGCCATGGGTGAGAGACCAAGCCTTGCCTTGATCTCTCCTGCTGCTTCGGCACGTATGGCTGTTGCGGAGTCACTCATGAACATTGCCGCTGCCGATCTGGTTGACCGTCTCAGCCACGTGAAGCTCTCTGCCAACTGGATGTCCGCTAGCAGCCACCCAGGTGAAGGTGCCGCCATCTACGAGGCTGCGGAAGCCATTGGAATGGATCTTTGCCCCAAGCTTGGTATCAGCATTCCTGTCGGAAAGGATTCCATGtccatgaagatgaagtggacTGATGAAGCCTCTAAGCAGGCGAAGGAGGTTACTGCGCCTATGTCTCTTGTCATCTCGGCTTTTGCACCGGTTGGCAACTACCGCAAGACCTGGACTCCGGCTCTTCGTCGTCTGGAGGACGTCGGTGAGACCGTCCTTATGTTCGTCGATCTCTCCTTCGGCCGCAAGACTTTGGGAGGCTCTGCCCTTGCTCAGGTCTTCAACCAGGTGGGTGACGACTGTCCTGATGTCCGTGATGTTGAAATCTTCAAGGACTTCTTCGATGCTACTCAACAATTGCAGGACGCGGGCATTGTCCTGGCCTACCATGATAGATCTGATGGTGGTCTGTTCACCACCCTTGCAGAGATGATGTTTGCCGGTCGTTGCGGTGTCGAGGTCATGCTCGATAACATCTGCCCCAGCTCCGGCACGAAGGATGTCGTGGAGACTCTGTTCACTGAAGAGCTGGGAGCTGTGTTCCAGGTCCGCAAAGAACACGAGATCCAGTTCCGCTCCTGCTTTGCCACATGTGGTCCCCCTGCTGGCCTGATCCACAAGATTGGACGAGTTTCCGAGAGAACCAAGCAGAACCTTGCCATTTACCACGGACACACTTTGGTGTATCGCAACAACCGTGCCAACCTTCAGCAGACCTGGTCCAGCACTTCGTACCATATGCAGAAGATGCGTGACAACGCTGCTTGTGCTGATCAGGAATATGCCAACATTCTTGATGATGCCGACCCTGGTCTGTCATGGAACCCAACTTTCGACCCCAAGGATAAGGCTCTCCCTATGCTCACCAGCCTGACCTCGATGTCTCCTTTCAGCAACAAGCCTCGCGTAGCTATTTTGCGTGAGCAGGGTGTGAACAGCCAGGCTGAGATGGCTTTCGCTTTCAACATGGCTGGCTTCTCCGCCGTCGATGTCCACATGACCGACATCATCTCTGGACGTGTGTCTCTCGCCAGCTTTGTTGGCATGGCTGCCTGCGGTGGTTTCTCTTACGGTGACGTGCTTGGTGCCGGTCAAGGTTGGGCCAAGTCTGTCCTGCTGCACGAGAACACTCGTTCCGAATTCCAGAGCTTCTTCGAGCGCCCTGACACCTTCGCTTTGGGTGTCTGCAACGGTTGTCAATTCCTGTCTCGTCTGAAGGAGTTGATCCCCGGCGCCCAAAACTGGCCCAGCTTCGAGCGCAACGCCAGCGAGCAGTATGAAGGCCGTGTCTGTATGGTTCGTGTGTCGGACCCTGATCCCTCCAGACCCAGCGTCTTCTTCCACGGCATGGACGGCACCTCGCTGCCTATCGCCGTCGCCCACGGCGAGGGTCgtgcctccttctccccctcttCCAATGTCACCGCCCAATCCTTCGTTCAGGAAGGTCTCGCTCCCGTCCAGTACGTTGACAACGCCGGTCTCAAGCCAACCATGAAATACCCATTCAACCCGAACGGCAGTCCCGAGGGTATCGCCGGTATCCGCAACGCCAACGGCCGTGTCCTGGCCATCATGCCTCACCCCGAGCGTACCGTCATGGGCGGTATCGCCAGCTGGCTGCCCGCCAAGGCCCAGGAATGGGGTGACATCGGTCCCTGGGGCCGTGTCTTCTACAGTGCCAGAAGATGGGTCGGTTAA